aaaaataaataaataatggcATTAGCCTTCATGCTAAGTTAGAGCTCTACATTGTGAAGCTATGATCATAACATAGATGTACAAGTAGTTCAAGTAGATAAGCATATACCTAACTAGGTAGACATCTATTGGACCCATAGTACTCCTTAGAACAATCCTATATCTCCTCTGTGGATAATCATTCACCTGCACGAAGGAATACACCTCCATTAACAAAATGTAACATCCACCCAAGGTCCTGAACACAGAATACATGTTACAACTCACTTCATCAGGATCTGGGACCTCCAAAGTTGTACCATGAGGCGCTTTGATTGCGATCAGTGTCTGATTCTGCAAATTACAGTAAAGTATTGGTAATTTACTTgctcataaaaaaaacaacaggaTCATCTAACAATTACTAGAGTTCAAAATAGACAACCTGGAAGCAGGGCAAAGACTTGATGTCATCTTCAGTAACATATAGCCACCTGTAGGAAGAGAGAAGCAAAAACAGATCTTAAGCTTACATTGTAGTCAACACATCTTAGGTAATTATGTTGTACTAATAGCTACTTTTGAGAGAAAAAAGGAGATAATTACTTTTGGTTATTTTCATCTTCTGTGAGTCCTCTTAACTTATCTCGCATTTCACTGCAAGAAACATTCGAACAACATGCTTAGTGAAAGAATCAAAGAATCACACCAGGAACTCTAACTAACTGTTCATCAACCTTATTTGTTGATCTACGCTGTGCTCCTGCAGTGAGAGGGCTTCAATATCAGCCTGTGGGTGACAAATATATCATTAGTTAAGCACCTGCTTCCCCAGAACATGTTTTCAATCAGAAGCAATATTTAATAATTGTAGTAACAATAATAGGATATAACAAAAGCATGATACCTGTAAGATGGACATATCATCACTAACTTCTCCTGGTCGGGAGTCATCAATTCCTCTGAAAAAGGAGACATAAAGCATGTGATACCCATAAAATGCAATTTACAGATATGGATATAAAGAGAATATATTACTTCCAACGGATATTGTTCTTGAGCTTCTTTTCTATCAGCCCTATCCCTTCAAGGACATTAGTGATGTCATATATACGCCTTTTTTGTACCTGCAAAACATTTTACATACATATAAGCTTGACAAAATAAAGGCGTGTTAGCAAACAGGATATGAGAAAAAAACAGAAGGAAATATTAACCTCCAGTGTTTCTGCGGCATTATTCAAATCAACTATGCCGCCAGGTGCACCCTTTAGCAAGTTTAGGAACTTTTTTGTCAATAGCCCTGAAAGACAATACCGATAAATGGCATAAATAAGTAAAGAACCTACCGATCAAACCTCAAAACCCAAACGAGAACATCAGTTAAAATATGAGTTACTCTTCTTACCTAGGGAGCTATCATATCGGCAGCCACCAACAGGTGTAACCGGATTGCCTGGAGAACCTGGCAAAGAGGATGGGGTTAACATGAGTAACTTTTCCCGTGATAACGATGATTCATGGGCTCATGCTAACTCCTGACTGAATGTGCAGTACTCACTAGCGCACAAAGGGGTCTGGGGACAAGATTTCTGGCCTTTTGCAGCTTTTGATTTGGCAAAAGCTTTTGAACCTTTTCCTGAAAGCGGTGTTGGAACTGGGCTGCCTGCTGGATTAGTGTATCCAGGGCTCATCATCCAGTCATTTGATTCAGCAGCTTCATTCTCTTCTCTGTCATGTTTCCGCTTTAACTACAAAC
This genomic window from Oryza sativa Japonica Group chromosome 12, ASM3414082v1 contains:
- the LOC4351555 gene encoding transcription factor E2FA encodes the protein MAAAGAGSSEVAARVLLQRYQPFAPPPGEYHQFGSGGAAAAGDMTEAVLIRTPLKRKHDREENEAAESNDWMMSPGYTNPAGSPVPTPLSGKGSKAFAKSKAAKGQKSCPQTPLCASSPGNPVTPVGGCRYDSSLGLLTKKFLNLLKGAPGGIVDLNNAAETLEVQKRRIYDITNVLEGIGLIEKKLKNNIRWKGIDDSRPGEVSDDMSILQADIEALSLQEHSVDQQISEMRDKLRGLTEDENNQKWLYVTEDDIKSLPCFQNQTLIAIKAPHGTTLEVPDPDEVNDYPQRRYRIVLRSTMGPIDVYLVSQFEEMSGMETPPRTVQPVSMDSLENPRTPLAAEPNKAAESQPNIQDGLLMPSDAPSSSQDIGGMMKIVPSELDTDADYWLLSDAGVSITDMWKTAPEVEWEGIEKFNAEDFLEVSTPRQQDKPSSDIMDGDSCIS